AGTGTTAATGTGATAAATATGGTATATGACAGTCAAGTGTGTGATTAAAGGTCAGTGATAGGCTGTGATAATATCATTAAGATTAATGACGAATAATAATATTTTGTAAAAACAAATTTTATCATAATTTAAATGTACTACCACTTTTTATAGATAACATGATTTTGTACTCAAGTTTCTCATGTATTAATATTGTTTATtttgttataataataataattataataataataattattattattactataataataataattattattattattagaatttttaatatatatgttttatagACCTGCTattcaaattaaatatttttttattttttaatgaaatttaaaattattactattagtattaatatttatttttactttatatttaaaattcccttatttatattattaatttgataattaataatgTATGTATTCTCGTTTTTAGAATTTAACTTATGTTAAAAATAAGAACAATTTTATTTTTTGTAGATAAAAAAAAGTGAATCATTAACTAAAAGGGAAATTTCATTTGAAGATCAAGTTTTTAATTTTCGGAGCAAATAAAAAGGATAAGACAATATTACCACATGCCAAATAGAAAAACAAACTCAGagtaatataatatttttattgtaTTACTCTGATAATTAAGATACTGCTCTGAAAATATAACATCTCTAGCTAATATGTTTGGATGTAtggatatatatatgtatgtatgtatatatgcatgtGTGCATGTATTTCTATAATaattagttatatatatattaagtatgcaATAATTAATTGATATTAGTAAGTCAATTATGGGATAACTCTACaataattagttataaatatatatatatatatatatatatatatatataaaagtatGCAACAACTAATCGATATTATATGAATTATATTCTATAATATAATGAATtcttatatatataaattatatataagtcAATGATGAGAtaacttatgtattatatgaattcTTATGCAAGGGTtatcatttaaattttttatactaATTTTTTTAATAGAGTATGTAAATTTTTtgaagaaattatttttaatgacttgcatattaatgatattttaattgagataataaaaattacatgaaTGAATCTGTATTAGTTATATAATAATGAATAAGCATTAATGGTTAAAATAAATAATCTATGGATATTAATTACtgtatttatgattaaatttgcTCAGCGAACCCTGTTGCTGTATTAGATATATAATAAATTTCTTAACGAGCTTAAAATGTCTTAACCATTAAGCAACATTTTGGAAGCCTAATGATTAAGATGGAGTGTACTTGCTATCGTACTTCCGAGTGTACctttcttttattattatttttatttatttatttattattattattattatatacaCTCCCTTTATTTATCAaggttttatttttattttttattttcttatataatacatatatttggttttacaaataaaaataataaattttgataaatTATGTTGTATTTAGTCTTTAATacaaattaaaattattataacatgtttaaaaatatacaattagaatgagttgaaaaattacatatcaaaaaatatatttttaatgaGTTGAAGCCATTCAGATAATATGATTCAGATTTGTCAAATAGCTTACTTAATATATATGTTAATGATTAAGAATTTGATTCGTTAAGAAAATTTTAATCATTTAGAAaaaatgattcagatttaccAAATGACCCAACTTGTGTTGGTTGTTTAATATTTTTTACGGTAATAAATATCCTACATTTATAACAACCACGTCAACTAAAATAAAtgaaatttataaattttaatatttagcATACGATCGTGCAGCACCAATAAAAGATGTTGGGGTTAGCTCTAACCCGGTCAAAATTCATTACATCCTCCTTTAACATGTATGTCTTCGATGCAATTCAGCCCCACTAGAATTAGAAAACAGCTCATATAATTATATCATTTGAATATATTTTTACACATCAATCTGTGCATCAAACTGATTCAATATTTAAAATCTAACTAAACAAAATTATGTTTGCAATTCAATTAAGATTTTATTTTGCAATTATGTATCTTATTTATCCCAGTTTTATTTCTAGGTTTTGGATATTGATTTTAGTAATAAAAATTACAATTTGTTTCTTATTTGCTCCCgtttttatttttaatatgtGGAGTGCtgattatttatatttttatttaaatagtgtactaaaaaaatttgaaaaatctTTGAGATATGTTATGATTTGAGATcagaaaattttaatttttgtaaCAATAGTTGATGGAACATAGTTTATATTTTTTATCAATCTGTTAATATGTCATGAACTGGTATAATTATTACTTATTCAATTAACCTAttgaatttcaaattaataacaTGAATAAAGTTATACTTTCcattgtaaaaaaaattattctaGTCCTATTAGAAATTAAATACCGGATCCGTCCATATAAACACACGAGCCCTTCTTTATGTCGGCCCATGTGCCCATTGGGGCACACAAACCCATTCTTTTATACTGTTGATGCATTTAAGATTCCAAGATTTTCCTTCCCCGTGTTAATTAATATATTTCGAAATTTGATCTTTTTGACATAAAATTACAGTCCTTATCAATTTGATTACTGAATGTCTTGCAACTAAAAATTACTACCATAACAAAGGAAGTTTAACTTATTCAGAGCATGTGGTAGGTAGGCGGAGCTGCAAAACACATTATTAAAATTAATTCAAACCAAAAGAAAACTAATGCAATCTCAAACAAACTTGATGATATCATTGGCTATGTTCTGTGCATCCATTGCAGCTCCATACAAGCCTCTTCTTGCCAATCCCACACAGTACAATCCCTTCTCCCCCTTCCAGTGCTTCGGAAATTCAGGTTTTGGTATCCCATCATCGTTCAGAAGATAACTATCTCCCTGTTTCATCATATACACAAGTGAAAATTAGTAACCAAAAGAATTTCATCATCTACTGTGTTCCTGCAGTGTCAATTAACTTTACTATGAGACCATGATATATAATAAACACATGTTTACCTTGAGCCACGTCTTGGTGGACCTGGTGAATCCAGTTGCGAAAATGATAGAATCAAATGGATATGACCTGCTGTCCTCAAATAATACTTCACTCTCGCCTATGCTTCTCAATCCAGGCAATACCTAAACGTACACATATATTGGAGTTACATGTACTACTCCACAAAGTGTAACTCAATTCTCTGTGTGCCTTATATCATAGTGTTCAATCTTGAATTAGTAGCTACTTAAATGTGATCCATCATCTATATACAGAATTACATAACGCATCATGAGTAGTGCTAGGTGTACATAATTTTGTACAAAATATTTGTACATAATGACTGGCATTTGATGGGTGgtgttttaattgattttattaatgtAAATACGGAGTCATTTCAATTAAAACACAACACATATTATTATGTACAAATTTTTATACATATTTCTGTACACCAAACATTTTCCATCATTTAATCATTACAAATGAGATAGTAATAATTAGTAGTTATACCTGAATCTCACCAGACTTGATTTTGTGGCATGTCCCGACATCGATAACAGGATACTTACCAGACTTGACTTTCAATGAAAAGGGACCTTCCTGTGGCCTATGGATTCCATATTTGCTCAAGTCTCCGTACTTGATCTTGCTAAACAACACCATCAAGAAGTCGACAATGTAATAAGGAAAGTATTTCAATAGACTTAACCCCCAGTGCACCATTCCTCTTGACAAAACATGCACCTACATATTTTGCATCAACATATATAACTACTAAACTTCCATACAACAGGGGTATATATAAATGGCTTCACGTATATTATACAATTGAATATTATAAATATTCGGTCTTTCTAATGTGTGCCCAAGGGCACACAATAAACACTAAATTTTATGAGTTTGGTACATTTTTATTAATGGAGTTATTGTAAATGCCGGGTTccatcaatatttatgattagaGGACCAATCAAAATATACCAAACTCATGCGAGTTAGTGCTTATTGTGTGCCCTTAGGTACACATTAGAAAACCCGATAAATATTCTTTATATTCATATGCATGCACTGGGAACACAAAATTAAATGAAATAAGAGAGGAAGTAATTTACGGGTCTCCTGACAACAACCGAAACTTTAGCACCATGATTAGCTAGATCTAAAGCAATCTCCATTCCAGAATTTCCACAGCCAACAACCAGGACATGTTTGTTTTCATAAATCTCACCCGATTTGTATTCAGTTGAATGTACAAAATCCCCTGCAAACTTACTCAACCCTTCAACTTCAGGTCTATAAGCATCACATGTTTCTCCTGTGGCCACAACTAAAAACCTGCTGGAATATTCCTCAAACTCATTAGAAACGCCTTTGGTGGTAGCCTTGATCTTCCACTTACTCGAGTTTTCGTCGTAAAATGCTGACACAACTTGTCTTTGGTACAAAGGCTTTATGTTAAAACGAGTGACATAATCATCTAGATATTGCAAGAATTGTTTCTTGGAGACGAAAGTTGGACAAGATTTAGGAAAAGACATGAAGGGGAGCTGGCAGAGCTGTTTAGCTAGATGGAGATGAACGCGGTCATAAGACTTATGTTTCCATATAGAAGCAAAACAGTCTTCTCTTTCAAGTATTATGTAAGGGATTGAATGTGTTTTCAAACATGCAGCTGTTGCAAGCCCAGAAGGACCTGCACCAACTATGATTACAACTGTTTCTTTAACCTCCATGGCCCCAGGTGAAGTGAGTAGTAAAACAAAGAAAAAAATCTATGGAGAGAGTTTGTTATGAGCATGTAATATAAGGGAATATGTAGCTTAAAAATCTATGGAGAGAGTTTGTGATGAGCATGTAATATAAGGGAATATGACCGTTTAGTTTGTCGATGATAGATGGATAATTTCaatatattaataaatttgattttttttttaattttccaaAGCAGCCATGAGCCAACAACCACATTTTTTTAAGATTTCAATGTTATTTAATCAAGTCCGTACTTGCTCGAAATTGTATAATCAAGTGCGTCTTAATTATTTGTGAAAATTCAGTGGGAAGAAaacacaaaccctaaccctagtCTTCCTACGAAATACTCTCAATACTTCCTGTTGATACTTCTAGACCTAATCCTGATCAGCTTGAATATGATAATCTCTATCTCGATATGAATAGAATCATTTACCCCTGTTTTCACCCCGAGGATCGGCGCTGGACAATTCACACTCGAAGAGAGATGTGAAAAGCGAATAACTAGTGATAGAATATATTAATAAGGGCCCAGGGCCCAATAAGAAGAGCTCAGGAAGCACTCAGTTTTAACCATGGAGAGCCCAGGACGCGTGTcaacatcaccaccgtccaggtaccCCGGATCCAGAACATTCCTACGGTCCGGATTCGATAGTACCTTGGCGCATCCCAGGCGTCCACatgccctacagtccaaaagACACCCCTAGGGTTCAGATTAAAAGATACAAACCTCTAAATCCTAATAGGAGGCCTATAAAAGGCAGGACAAAAGGAAGGTTACGGGTTACACTCTCTCTCACATATACTTACATATACACACACGCGTACACACCATAAAAACACTTGCATAATTCCCGTTTTGCCCCTTTTCTCCTTCAAGACCCTTTCTCATtgccgcggggacgccacccccctccggttctgttttgtaggttcccaccctacagctaCACCGCACGCCACCGTCATTTCTGCCAAAACGGAGCTTAAGTCCGGGCCAAGCGAGGAGAGGAACCCGGGCGAATTGGgattatcattggcgctagaaggaggggtcgaaCCTCCGACCAGTAGTGTTCATAACCGCCACTTCTACCCTACCCAGCAACTCAGAATACCACTCCTCAGTAAGAACGCCACTCCCAATCCCTCATATCTGTTTTTTACGAGTTATATTACTTTAAATTTGTGGTATTGTTGAATAACCATGACGACAAGAAAGAGCAAAGCGGCTGCCTCTACTTTTTTTCTTCCACCTCCGCCCCAACCCAGGGACGGGGATATGGCAGATGTGGATGAAGGGCACCCCATAACCCAGACTCCCTCTCAAAACCTCCAACCAGGAGACCAGAAACTAGTCATCGAGAGAGCTGCCCACAAGCATACTGGAACTTCAGCCAACCCCTGGGGAAACATGATCCCGGATCAGATACAAGCTGCGATGGACCTGTGGAAGGAAAAACATAATTCCAAACCTGAGACCCGCCCAGGGGATCAACAAGAATGGTCCGGAGAATCCCGAAGATCCGTCTTTAATCGGATTGCAAATAATTTGAAGAAACCATCAGAAGATGCCAGGGATGAAATAAAGAGAGCTGCCCTCCGAGAGAGAATCcggaaggaagaagaagccaaagCCCAAGAAGCTATCGAAAAGCGAATCCGGGAGGAAGAGGCAAAGCTAAAAAGAAAGGCACACCGAATTCATGTTTCTTCCGATTCGGAGCCCGAAAAGGAGTCCAAGCAAAAACAAATGGCCCGGGCTCTTCAGGATCTCAAGAGGAAAGTAGAAAGCGATATGGAAGTGGGTGCGGCAGCCACCCCGTTCACCAGAAAGTTGGAATCTACCCCCAGAGAATTAGGGCTCAAACACTTCAACTTTTACTCTTTTGATGGACTAGCTGACCCCGAGGATCATCTGAACTACTTCGAGCAAATCTCCAATATTTATGATTATAGTGACCTCACAAGGTGCTGGTTCTTCGCGTCAACACTCAAAGGGGGAGCTCAGAAATGGTTCAGCTGAATTCCATCCCGGAGTGTGGACTCTTGGAAAGACTTCCAGGagatattcttaaaaatgttcaGGGCCAACCGAATGAACGAGCTACAGATGTGTCATTTGGAGACAATCCAGCAAAGAAGCAAGGAGTCCCTCCCCGAATTTATCAAGAGATTCCAGGAAGCAGTCAATCAACTCTCCAACTTAGAAGAAAAGGAAGCAGTAAACATCTTTCGGAGAAACTTGCATCCAATATCCTGCGAAGGATACGTAAAAGATTTGATTCACAGAGAATCCCAGAGCTTGACATCTGCTTATGCCTTGGCATCAAAGTTCATAAAGGAAAAAGATTTTCTCAAGTCAATGAAAATGAATCGGAGAATACATGATGATGACGAGTCCCCAGAGCATCGCTAGTCATCCCAAAAAGATAAAAGATACAAACTGGACAGACATGCCAACTACATTCAACAATCCCCCACCACGGGAAGTTATGCTGAACAGAGAAAGAATGAAAGAAAGCCTACGGCTAAGAGAGAGCCCAAGCCGGAGCCCGAGTGGACCCCCCTCAACCGGCCCCGGGCTGACATTTTGCGCGAAGTCAAGGGTAAGCCATTTTATTATCCACCGAAACCTTTACTAGCACCTCCCAAGAACAGGTCCTGGGACAAGCATTGCGGCTTCCATGAAGATCATGTCCATACCACAGAAAACTGTTTCTCTCTCAAGATGTTCATAGAAGACCAGATCAAGAAGGgaaacatgaaccagtatcttcaAAGGAGGTCGAATGACAAAGACAGGGCCCCGGGAAGCGGTAAAAATGTGGTGAATGTTGTCTTTGGAGGCACAGCTTCTCCGCCTCGTAGGTCGGACCCAGAGAAGGACGTCATGATGATCCAGCCTTTGGAAGACGAGCCAATCTGTTTCTCTTACTCTGATTATGAGGGACTAGATCCGGATCACAATTTGGCATTGGTGGTAACCCTGTATGTCCCAAATAATGAGGTAAAAAGAATTTTAGTTGACAATGGTTCCTCTACTAATATTGTATTTGAGCACACACTTAATAGGATGAAGTTTGGCCACCTCTGAATGGACCCCTGTCTTGAAGATCCCTTGTACGGATTTGGAAACACAGTGATTCCAATCTGGGGCGTTATTTATCTTCCTATTATCTTTGGAACTGCACCCCAGCAGGTCTCTCATATGATGAAGTTTTACGTGATAAGCGCAACCTCATCATACAATATGATCCTTGGAAGGCTCACTCGAATTACGGGGATCACCAAGCTCAGGGAAATCCCCTCAACTATTCACTTAAAGCTCAAATTCCCCACCCCGGGAGGCGTCGGAGAATTGAAAGGAGACAGAGAGATGGCAGGGAGGTGCTATGGTCAAGCCTTGGTCATGGCAGAAACGAAACCGGAGAACAGGAAAAAGATAATGTCCCTACCCAAGGGACAAAGCAGAAAAAAGTATCGAGAACATCTCAGTAAAAGGGCCAGATTGGACGTGAATATGATCGAGGACTCCGGGTACAGCGTAACCAACGCTGATGCCTGAATTCAGAAATTTGTGGAAAACAAGGAGAAGACAAAGGTCGAACCTGCCCAACAGATAATTGAAGTAGAGTTGGAACCCGGAACCCCACCTGGAAGATCAAAGTAGGCAAAGGCCTGGAAACCACCTTCCAAAAAGTGCTTATTGATCTATTGAAAGAATACGCTAATGTATTCGCCTGGACCCCGGAAGACATGTCGGAGATTGATGAATCTGTGGCGATGCACAGCCTGAATGTAGATCCAAAACAAAGACCAATCAAGCAAAAAtgaagaaactttgccccggaaaggcAGCATGCAATCGATCAAGAGGTTGGAAAGTTGTTGAAGGCAGATATTATCTGTGAAATTAAGTATCCGGATTGGCTAGCAAATGTGGTGCTAGTCAAGAAGCCCAACGGAAAGTGGCGAATGTGCGTTGATTACACCAGTCTCAATTCGGCGTGTCCTAAAGACTCCTACCCCCTACCCAACATTGACCAGTTGATAGACGCAACTTCGGGCCATGTtatgctaagcttcatggatgcTTTTTCGGGGTACAACCAAGTCAAAATGAATCCGGCAGAGATCGCGAAG
The sequence above is drawn from the Apium graveolens cultivar Ventura chromosome 2, ASM990537v1, whole genome shotgun sequence genome and encodes:
- the LOC141706331 gene encoding putative indole-3-pyruvate monooxygenase YUCCA10: MEVKETVVIIVGAGPSGLATAACLKTHSIPYIILEREDCFASIWKHKSYDRVHLHLAKQLCQLPFMSFPKSCPTFVSKKQFLQYLDDYVTRFNIKPLYQRQVVSAFYDENSSKWKIKATTKGVSNEFEEYSSRFLVVATGETCDAYRPEVEGLSKFAGDFVHSTEYKSGEIYENKHVLVVGCGNSGMEIALDLANHGAKVSVVVRRPVHVLSRGMVHWGLSLLKYFPYYIVDFLMVLFSKIKYGDLSKYGIHRPQEGPFSLKVKSGKYPVIDVGTCHKIKSGEIQVLPGLRSIGESEVLFEDSRSYPFDSIIFATGFTRSTKTWLKGDSYLLNDDGIPKPEFPKHWKGEKGLYCVGLARRGLYGAAMDAQNIANDIIKFV